One Streptomyces umbrinus genomic window, GACACTGTGCGGCGGGCCCGATCCCGCTGGACTCAGCGTACTGTCTCCAACTCGCAAGCCGCCTCGCACGGGACTCGGCCTGTGCTCATTCTCGGCGTGCGTCTGGTCCGGGTGGAGGCGGACGAGGTCCGGACCGGTCGTCCCACTCGCTACCGAAGTCGTCCTGCCCGGATATCTCCTGAACGATGTGGTCGTGCTCTTCGAGCAGGCCGCGCACCGCGTTCACGACGGCCTGTCCCACGCGACAAGCCCCAGGCCAGCTGACCTGGGGCTTCAAGAAGAGCGGGTGACGAGAATCGAACTCGCACTCTCAGCTTGGGAAGCTGATGTTCTACCACTAAACTACACCCGCGAAAGACGCCGGTTCGGACGGTTTGGACCGGTGTCGGAAACGCGGAATCACCATACCTCATGCCAGGCCCCCGGCGCTGAAGCCGTGGGGCCCGGTGCTGTTTCGGGGGGTGGACGGGGCTGCGGGGCGCGGGAGTTGGGGCGTACGGTGGAGGGGTTGAAGAGGGGCCGCGCGGGATCGGAGTGCCGCCTGGAGGGTCGTCCTCTTCGTCCCGTAATGTGGCGCTTCGTCGTCAGTCAGACGCGGCTCTTGGGGAAGGGACTCTGAGGACTTGATGGAACGCAGCACCGTTGTCCGTTGTGCCGAAGGGCACGTGTTCAGCACCGCCTCGCTTCCGATGCAGCAGGCCGATCGGCTCGGCCCCGGCCGGCTGATCCGTTGCCCACGCTGTGCCCGGCTCCGCAATGTCGTACCTGTGGAGTACGAGAGGCGCTGAGTGCATGGAGCGCGCGGTACGCAGTGCCGGGTACCGCGCGTTCGCCTCGTTCTCGATCGCCCGGGCCCGCCACGATCACCGGATTGTGGCGGGCCCGGGCGCTCTGCGTATCCTCGGGGCGTGCTTCTCTCTGACAAGGACATCCGGGCCGAGATCGACGCCGGGCGCGTACGGATCGATCCCTACGACGAATCCATGGTGCAGCCGTCGAGCGTCGACGTGCGGCTCGACCGCTACTTCCGGGTGTTCGAGAACCACCGCTATCCCCATATCGATCCGTCCATCGAGCAGGCGGATCTCACGCGGCTCGTCGAGCCCGAGGGGGACGAGCCGTTCATCCTCCACCCGGGGGAGTTCGTCCTCGCGTCGACGTACGAGGTCATCACGCTTCCCGACGACCTGGCGTCCCGGCTCGAAGGCAAGAGTTCGCTCGGGCGGCTCGGGCTCGTCACGCACTCCACCGCCGGGTTCATCGACCCCGGCTTCTCGGGGCACGTGACCCTTGAGCTGTCCAACCTCGCGACCCTCCCCATCAAGCTCTGGCCGGGCATGAAGATCGGACAGCTGTGCCTGTTCCAGCTCAGCTCGTCGGCCGAGTTCCCGTACGGCAGCGACCGGTACGGGTCCCGCTACCAGGGGCAGCGCGGGCCGACCGCCTCACGCTCCTTCCTCAACTTCCATCGGACCCAGGTGTGAGTGGCGGAGACATGAGCGACATGAGTGACGCGACCGGCGTGCGCGAGAACCTCAGCTACGAACGTTTCGGCCTTGCCGTCCGCGAGCTCGCCCAGACCATCGCCGACGACGGGTACGAGCCCGACATCGTGCTCAGCATCGCCCGCGGCGGTGTCTTCGTCGCCGGCGGGCTCGCCTACGCCCTCGACTGCAAGAACATCCACCTGGTGAACGTGGAGTTCTACACGGGCGTGGGGACCACGCTGGACATGCCGGTCATGCTCGCGCCCGTGCCCAACGCCATCGACTTCTCTGACAAGAAGGTGCTGATCACGGACGACGTCGCCGACACCGGCAAGACGTTGAAGCTCGTGTACGACTTCTGCGTCGACGCCGTTGCGGAGGTGCGGTCCGCCGTCATCTACGAGAAGTCGCAGTCGCTCGTGAAGTGCGAGTACGTGTGGAAGCGGACGGATGAGTGGATCAACTTTCCTTGGAGTGTTGAGCCGCCTGTGGTGAAGAGGGCCGGCCAGGTTCTCGACGCCTGACGTTCCACGTTCGCGCTCCGCTGGGGTGCCCGTTTTGGCTGCGGGCCCGTTGCGGCTGGTCGCGCAGTTCCCCGCGCCCCTTATGGGGCGCGTTTTTTGTGCGGTATTCCTGCCGTTAAAAAAACGCTTGCGTTTCGCTAGTGGCCCCCGTAGCGTTCGTGTACGAAACCGTTTCGTATCGATCGCGATCGCAGGGAGGGGCACGATGATGAGCAGTCCGGTGGTTGTCGCCCTCGCGCTCTCCCTGGTCTCCGCGTTCTGTTACGCGGCGGCCGCCGTGGTTCAGGAGCGGACCGCGGCCGGTACGGCCGATCTGCGGGGCACGCTCGCCCGCGGCTCGTGGTGGGGGGCCGTCGGGCTCAACGCCTCCGGCGCGCTGCTGCATGTGGTCGCGCTGCGGTACGGGCCGCTGACCCTGGTGCAGCCGCTCGGGGCGCTGACCCTTGTGGTGGCGGTGCCGCTGGGGTCACTGGTCGCCCGGCGGCGGACCTCCGGTACGCAGTGGCGCGGCATGGCCCTGACCCTCGTCGGGCTGACCGCGTTGCTCGTCGCCACCGCGGCGGGGCACGCGCCGGACGACACCCTGGGGACCGGTGAGGTGATTGGGGTCGCGCTCGTCGCCTTCGTCGTCATCGCCGTGCTCGTACGCTCCGGTCTCGGCGGTCTCGCCTTCGCCGCGGCCTCCGGTATCGCCTCCGGGGTCGGCTCCACGCTGGCGCAGAAGCTCGCCGTCGGGCCGACGCTGTCCTGGAGCGTGGTGGTGGTCGCGGTGCTCACCGTCGCGTTCGCCTCGGGCGGGCTGCTGCTCTCCCAGAAGGCGTACCGCAGTGGCCTCGGCGGTCCGCTGGCCCTGCTCACCCTCGTCAACCCGGTCGCGGCGTCCGTCATCGGCATCAGCCTGCTCGGGGAGGGCTTCCAGTACGGGACGACGGGCACCCTGATCGCCCTCGCCGGTGCCGTGGCGGCCGCCCGGGGCGTGATCCTCCTCAGCCGTCCTCAGTCCCACCAGGACCGTCCCGGCCGGCGTGCCTCCGCCCCCACCCGTGACCGGCCGCGCCTGCCGCGCCCCACCCGCCTCCTCCGCGCCGGGCTCCCGTCCGTCGCGCGGGTCCGCCCCGTCACCGTCGAACTCACCGGCACGAGCCGGACCGTCTGAGAAGGAGAACACCGGACATGACCATGACCACCATCACGGCCGCCACCGCGGCCAGGGCCACGACCATGGCGAAGCCCCTTCCGCTGCGGCCCCGGACGACCGTGCGCGCGGCGGGACTCGTGGACGTACCGGCCGTGGCCCGCCTGATCGCCCCGACCGACACCGGAGCCGTCCCGGACGTCCCGCAGCACCCGGAGGCCACTCCGGTCGACTGGGACCGGGCCCGCCGTGCCATGCGGCTGATGCTGGCCCATCACGCCCTGGAGGACGGTCAGGTGTGGGTGGCCGAGCGTGAGGACGGCACGCTGCTCGCGGCCGCCGTCTGGCTGCCTCCCAGCCCCGGTGCCGAGCCGCCCGACCGGCGATTCAGCGGCCTGCTCTCCCGCGAGCTCGGCCTCGGCCCGCAGGAGCATCCGTTCCCGTCGGCCGGCCTCAAGAAGGCGGCGCCCGACGAGTCGCACTGGAAGGTGGCCGTCGTCGGCGCGCTGGACGACACGAGCGCCTGGGACCACACCGTGGCCGCCGACCTGCTGGCACCGGGGCTGCGTGCCGTCGACGAGGAGGGCGGTACCGCCGTCGCGGTCACGCTCTCCGCCTGTCACGGGGACCAGCTGCGGCCGCTCGGGTTCCGCCGGCCGCGTGCGGTCTGCGTCACGCCGGGCGGGAGTGTGTGGATGACGACCCGTCAACCTCCGCGCACAGTACGGGAATCCGTTGTACCAGGTTGTTTCCGAAGCCTCCCCGGTTCCAGGGCTGCGTGACCGGCTGGGTGTTGCCCGCGGCGTCCGTGGCCCGGGCCGTCAGGACATGGGTGCCGGGGGTCGCCGTCCAGTGTGCCTCCCAGTGGCGCCAGGACCAGGCGTGGCCGGGGCGGCCGTCCGGCGGGTCGAGTTCCGCCTCCTGCCAGGAGCCGCCGTCGTCCGTGCTGACCTCGACCTTCGTCACCGGGGCGTGGCCCGACCAGGCGCGGCCCTCCAGCCGCAGTGGACCGGGGCGTACGACCCTCGTGCGGGACATGAAGTCCGGGAAGCCGGGCGGGACCATCAGGGCGCGCGGGGCGATGCGGGTGACCGGGTCGCCGGGCTCGTCGGGGGACTGGCGGAAGCGGTACGCGACCGACTGCTGGAAGCCCGTGAACGGGGTGCCGGTGAGCGTGATGTCCCGCAGCCACTTCACATGCGCCATGCCGTACCAGCCGGGGACCACCAGACGCAGCGGGTGCCCGTGCTGCGGTGGCAGCGGGGCGCCGTTCATCTCGTACGCCACCAGGACCTCCCGGTCGGCGGCCGTGGCGTCCTTGAGCGTCAGGCTGCGGCGGTAGTCCTGCTCGACGCCGCGTTCCACGCCGTGGTCCGCTCCCGTGAAGACCGCCTCGACGGCGTCCGG contains:
- a CDS encoding phosphoribosyltransferase; the protein is MSDMSDATGVRENLSYERFGLAVRELAQTIADDGYEPDIVLSIARGGVFVAGGLAYALDCKNIHLVNVEFYTGVGTTLDMPVMLAPVPNAIDFSDKKVLITDDVADTGKTLKLVYDFCVDAVAEVRSAVIYEKSQSLVKCEYVWKRTDEWINFPWSVEPPVVKRAGQVLDA
- the dcd gene encoding dCTP deaminase: MLLSDKDIRAEIDAGRVRIDPYDESMVQPSSVDVRLDRYFRVFENHRYPHIDPSIEQADLTRLVEPEGDEPFILHPGEFVLASTYEVITLPDDLASRLEGKSSLGRLGLVTHSTAGFIDPGFSGHVTLELSNLATLPIKLWPGMKIGQLCLFQLSSSAEFPYGSDRYGSRYQGQRGPTASRSFLNFHRTQV
- a CDS encoding sulfite oxidase, producing MDGVTNGRTFRNGSLAEVSTPGRVAGPDEDISQEELGLAARNHGLLLEALRHDVTPPGLHYVLVHYDIPYVPPAEADTWTLTVGGLVREPLVLDLSALYSLPPVTHRVTMECAGNGRARLTPRPVSQPWLVEAVGTADWTGVPLRTLLAEAGVEPDAVEAVFTGADHGVERGVEQDYRRSLTLKDATAADREVLVAYEMNGAPLPPQHGHPLRLVVPGWYGMAHVKWLRDITLTGTPFTGFQQSVAYRFRQSPDEPGDPVTRIAPRALMVPPGFPDFMSRTRVVRPGPLRLEGRAWSGHAPVTKVEVSTDDGGSWQEAELDPPDGRPGHAWSWRHWEAHWTATPGTHVLTARATDAAGNTQPVTQPWNRGGFGNNLVQRIPVLCAEVDGSSSTHSRPA